The following coding sequences are from one Photobacterium angustum window:
- a CDS encoding GNAT family N-acetyltransferase — MITIRKAIQADAVLICELRSRAILDKFSAYYSKEQLSLWTDGGVSDGFIQDVMETFYVSVTDGRVIGSGKLNIETGMVDAIFVDPEYCGIGAAKQMLTFLENLAKENGLLLLKLESTINAAPFYRSCGFIGEKLSTYYSPRGISLDCIPMQKPLVKHV, encoded by the coding sequence GTGATCACAATAAGGAAAGCAATCCAAGCAGATGCGGTTTTAATTTGTGAGTTGAGAAGCCGCGCAATCTTAGATAAATTCTCAGCGTACTACAGTAAAGAACAGCTTTCATTGTGGACTGATGGGGGAGTGTCTGACGGATTCATTCAAGATGTAATGGAAACTTTCTATGTTTCTGTCACTGATGGGCGAGTTATTGGTAGTGGTAAGCTCAATATCGAAACAGGTATGGTTGATGCTATTTTTGTTGATCCTGAGTACTGTGGAATAGGTGCGGCAAAGCAGATGCTTACTTTTTTGGAAAACTTAGCTAAAGAAAACGGCCTATTATTGCTGAAATTAGAATCCACCATAAATGCGGCGCCTTTCTATCGCTCATGTGGGTTTATAGGGGAGAAACTATCCACCTATTATTCACCAAGAGGTATTAGTTTGGATTGTATTCCAATGCAAAAGCCACTGGTAAAGCACGTTTAA